The following proteins are co-located in the Prionailurus viverrinus isolate Anna chromosome A1, UM_Priviv_1.0, whole genome shotgun sequence genome:
- the LOC125172831 gene encoding LOW QUALITY PROTEIN: olfactory receptor 56-like (The sequence of the model RefSeq protein was modified relative to this genomic sequence to represent the inferred CDS: inserted 1 base in 1 codon; deleted 1 base in 1 codon) yields the protein MGIWLNRSSIDGFILLGIFSHSQTGVVLFSVVMVVFTVALCGNVLLIFLIYIDPRLHTPTYFFLSQLSLMDLILICNIMPKMAVNFLSGRKSISFVGCGVQIGFFVSLVGSEGIFLGLMAYDCYVAISHSLHYPVLMSQRVCLQISGSSWAFGILDGIIQMVAAMSLPYCGSRNVDYFCEVPALLKLACMDTTLFDTLLFAXCVFMLLLPFSIIVASYAHSLRAVLRMHSAQARKNALATCSSHLAAVSLFYRAAMFIYLRPRCYQAPSHDKVVSIFYTVLTPMLNPLIYSLRNRDVMEALRKGLNHCRIGSQH from the exons ATGGGGATATGGTTGAATCGATCATCTATAGATGGCTTCATCCTCTTGGGCATCTTTTCCCATAGCCAGACTGGTGTTGTCCTCTTCTCTGTGGTTATGGTAGTCTTCACTGTGGCCCTCTGTGGGAAtgtcctcctcatcttcctcatctACATAGATCCTCGGCTTCACACACCCACGTACTTCTTCCTCAGTCAGCTCTCCCTTATGGATCTTATTTTGATCTGTAATATCATGCCAAAGATGGCGGTCAAC TTTCTCTCTGGCAGGAAGTCCATCTCCTTTGTGGGTTGTGGCGTACAAATtggtttttttgtctctcttgtgGGATCTGAGGGAATTTTTCTGGGACTCATGGCCTATGATTGTTATGTGGCAATCAGCCACTCACTTCACTATCCTGTCCTCATGAGTCAGAGAGTCTGTCTCCAGATTTCTGGGAGTTCCTGGGCCTTTGGGATACTAGATGGAATTATCCAGATGGTGGCAGCCATGAGCTTACCTTACTGTGGTTCAAGGAATGTGGATTACTTCTGTGAGGTACCAGCTTTATTAAAACTGGCCTGTATGGACACAACCCTTTTTGACACTCTGCTCTTTG TCTGTGTCTTCATGCTGCTCCTTCCCTTTTCCATCATAGTGGCCTCCTATGCTCACAGCCTGAGGGCTGTGCTCCGCATGCACTCTGCTCAGGCCCGTAAAAATGCCCTGGCCACCTGTTCCTCCCACTTAGCAGCTGTCTCCCTCTTCTACAGGGCAGCCATGTTCATCTACCTGAGGCCTCGGTGCTACCAGGCCCCTAGTCATGACAAGGTTGTCTCTATCTTCTACACGGTCCTTACTCCTATGCTCAACCCCCTCATTTATAGCTTGAGGAATCGGGACGTGATGGAGGCCCTGAGGAAAGGTCTGAACCATTGCAGGATTGGCAGCCAGCACTGA